In Candidatus Zixiibacteriota bacterium, the DNA window TGACTCGGTTGAAGGCTGCCACCGACACCGCATCCATACCCGTCATCCTCCTGACGGCGAAAGTACAGTACGAGGACGTTTTGGGAGGTTACAAGCTGGGCGCCGATTATTACATTACAAAGCCTTTCACGAGCACTCAGCTGGTAAACGGGATCAACCTCCTGTTGGGAGAAGCAAAGGCCTGACGGCGGCCTCATAAAGCCTGGAATCCGAGCCTTCCGCCGTGCTCGGAAGCCCGTCTCCCGCCGCGCGCTCGACCATCTCCGGCCCATGATACGATTCATTACCCTGGAGGGCGGCGACGGCACGGGAAAATCCACGCAGCTCAGGCTGCTCGAAGGTTACCTGACCGGGCGCGGCAAGATCTGCCTGGCGACGCGCGAACCCGGGGGCACGGCTCTCGGCCGGCTACTTCGCCGGCTCCTGCTCGAGACCGGCGAGCAACCGCTCGCGCCCAAAACCGAGCTCTTTTTCTACCTCGCGGACCGCGCACAGCATGTCTATGAGGTGATCGGGCCGGCCCTGGAGTCGGGAAAGGTCGTTCTGTGCGACCGGTATACGGACTCGACGCTCGCCTACCAGGGATACGGGCGGGGTATTGATGTCGGCGCGCTGAAGCAGTTGAATGCAATGGCGAGCGGCGGGCTCAGCGCGGATCTGACGCTGCTTTTCGACTGTCCGGTGGAAATCTCTCTTGCCAGGACTCTTCAGCGCCAATCGAGTGCGCCCGGGGAAGACCGTTTCGAGCGCGAACGGCTGGAGTTCCACGCAAGGGTACGGGACGGGTTCTTGCAGCTAGCGCGCGCGGAGCCCCACCGAATCGTCGTAGTCGACGCCTCCCGGTCGATCGAGGAGGTTTTTGCCGACGTCCGGCGAATCGTGGACGAGAAATACGGCTGGGCATAAAACCGCCGCCGGCCCGGGTCGGCCTTGCATGGGATTCGGCGAGATCATCGGACATCCGACACAGATCCAGAGCCTGACCGGAGCTCTGGTGCGGGGAAGACTGCATCACGCCTACGTGTTCGTGGGCCCCGAAGGGGTGGGCAAAAGAACCGTCGCGGTCTCGCTGGCCAAAGCAATCCACTGCACGGTAGCCGACGGCGACTTTTGCGATCATTGCGTCGCCTGCGTTCAGATCGCAAAGAGGAATCACCCCGACGTTCGATTTCTTGAGCTGCAACCGAACAGGAAGGAGATCAGCATCGCCCAGGTCCGAGAGTTGGAACGGGATTTGACCTACCGTTCATTCAC includes these proteins:
- a CDS encoding response regulator, producing MVVDDNPDIITIVKTILEGKGYNVWSASSGQELLNQLKTQKPDLIILDIMMPEMDGLEVLTRLKAATDTASIPVILLTAKVQYEDVLGGYKLGADYYITKPFTSTQLVNGINLLLGEAKA
- the tmk gene encoding dTMP kinase is translated as MIRFITLEGGDGTGKSTQLRLLEGYLTGRGKICLATREPGGTALGRLLRRLLLETGEQPLAPKTELFFYLADRAQHVYEVIGPALESGKVVLCDRYTDSTLAYQGYGRGIDVGALKQLNAMASGGLSADLTLLFDCPVEISLARTLQRQSSAPGEDRFERERLEFHARVRDGFLQLARAEPHRIVVVDASRSIEEVFADVRRIVDEKYGWA